The following nucleotide sequence is from Chlorogloeopsis sp. ULAP01.
TTGACTATGAACTCGGAGAGTAGAAACTTTACCAGGAAAAGTTTGGATACTCGGACTGTTAATTTTGATATCATGGTGTTGAGAAAAGCGCTGCAAAGTATAAAGTAGATCTTCTAGCTGCTTGGTATCTTTTTGAGATATGGTAACGCAACCCAAGCTAGGAATTTCATGACCTTCAGCAATCTGCCAAGCAATAAACTTGACTAAATCAGGATCTTCGAGTTTTCCTTGCCAAAGCATTTTGGCTGGTACGCATACGTAATCTCCTACCTGTAGCTCATTTGTCCAGCCTTTATTAGTAAGTAACTTATGACGGCGGGTAATGGTGACACTGCTACCGTCTTGCAGCGTTAATTTTCGTATCTTTTCACGAACTTGCTGCCGATACAACCGTTTGATAGAAGCTTGCACAATTTTGCCAGTTTTTTCATCTATGGAATTCACAATTAATTCCTGGGTTGGTTTTGCCCAAAATCCCTCACCGTCAAACTCCGTTTCTCCAGCAGCGTAGTTTCGCCAGATTTCTTCTGCTGTGCTTAATCCTCCATTAACGTATATTTGTGTATCTTTGGACACGCACTTTCCCAATCCCATATCGTCTGCGAGACACGCCCCCAAGCCCCACCGTTCTAAAAATGTTAACCAAGCCATGCCACGCTGTTGATACGGGCGCAATTGTCCTTGAAAACTAGCGGGTGTAGGTAGGGGTTCGAGTGCTTTATTATTTGTCAGGGTAGTTACCAACTCCTGCAATGCACCTGAAGCCTCAAAGCTAACTACTGGTAATTTTTCAATCGTCTGTGTATCCCCAGTACTCAGGCGCAAAGCATCTTCCAACGACAGCGCCATTTGCTCTTTGCGAGAAGCAAAAAACGCTTGGGCTGTTTTAATATCTTGCGATCGCAACTCTACCCATTCACCGTTTATTTCTACCAGTGGGCTATTTAGCGCCACAAGTTTATCAAATTCTTGCTTAGAAAGAGTTTGTCCGCCAATAGCTAATTGCCATTGAAAATTCAAAAGACTTTGTAAACCTAGACGCCCCTGCTTTTTTTTTGGTGTTTCAGCGCTAATTTTCAAACCTAGACGATTTGCCCATCCTTCCCGGTTTGCCAAACTCGCAGGCAAAACTGCGCCCAAACCACTATCTTCAAACCGCCACTTTACCGATTTGATAAATTCATAGGCTTGCATGGGATTGAGACGACAAGACTGGGGATATGGGGTATCCAAACTAGGTGTTAATACTGGATACAACCGCGAAGCTAAACCCAATCCCCGCAGAAATGTTTCTTGTGGTTGCTTAATAGTTCGATTTTGAAAAACAAAGCTTTCCACCGGATGCCGCCAGATTGTCTCTGCATCCACCAAAAATTCTGCATCATCAGGTGCTTGCAGGAAATATTCTAAAGTCCAATCAGCTTCATTTGACTTAGGCGGGTGTAGAACAAAACAGGTGCGAAATATGTTTTTTCCACCCAACTGATACTGTAGCGGCATCGTCCAAGCCTTCAAAGCCGCTTCCAGTCGTTCCAAGGCAATTGGTTCGCTAGTAATTGTGGCTGATGCAGCTGTTAAAGACTGTAACCACTGTCGCACCACTGGTGGTAGAGACGCCATTACTCTTGTGTCAAGTAAAGTTTGGGAACCTACCATACTTCTGATTTGGACGTCGATTGTACTGTTGAGAAATCCCAGCAGCAATTCTTGTGGTTCGATTGGTAAGTTTACATATATTGGCGAGTTGTGAACCAAAGACGGGGGGTAATCATCAAAATTCCCTGCTTCTCCCCGTCTCCGTGTCCCCGTGTCTCCGTGTCCTTCTTTTACATCATGATACGTCCGACACGCCAATGGCATCAGCTGAGAAAATTTATCTAGACGAGTTCCATCTAAAGCGCTGTCGAGGAGTGCTTGCCATTTTGCGGCAATAGAACCATCTGTGAATCGCTCAAGTGTGGGCAAAAATTTACATCGTGCTATTAAATCTAAACTCCACCGGGCAACGTGTGACCAAAAGCGTAAATCTCCACCGACAAAATCATCTTCTTGGTTGGCGATACTCAAAGGTAGAGAAGCCAAAAAGGCGATCGCATCTTGTGGCTCTAAACAAAAACCTTCAACTTGCCAGGGTTGTAGATATTGGGAAAAAGATTTTTCTGAACCCAATATTGCCGAATGTACGGGAGAAATAAATACTGCACCCTGTTGTTCACTTTCTGAAAAATAAGTGGGTAAAGCAAGAATTTGCGATCGCGTTGGCATTACATTGGCAGCACTTGCAGCTTTGTGCTTTAACTTAGTTCCTGTTTTGGAGGTTTGCCTTGTTTGTGAAGGCTCCAAATTTGGAGCCTCTAAAGACTTTTGGCTCGAATTAGAAAGTTTTAGTTGACGTAAATGCAACCACTCATTTAATTCATCTGCTGTCATTGCATACGGATGAGATGGCACTTTTGTTAATGTACCTAGATCTATTTTCGTTTCTAGAGAGCGCCAAGTCTCTCCCCAAACAAATAAACTGCTACCCCGATCTTGTAATAACCAACTACCGTGTAAAATTGCCATCTGCTAACTACTCAAATATTCACAAAAATAAAATCTTTAATTTGTTTATCCTCTAATTGAAATAATTACTTAAATTGCATTATTGATTATTGTTAAATATTAGCAAACTATCGTAATAAAATTTCAGAAAAATATAGTTACCTCTTTATAAAAATTTAAAAAATGGCATAAAAGCTAACTAGATTGTATGCATTTAGAAGAGCAAGAGGAGGGTAAGGAAATTACTAAGTCTTGTCATTTTAGAATGTAAAACTTATCCCAAGATAAACTCCTCTCTCAGTCAGAATTTGTAAATTACTGCTTGAGCCAGGATACTTTTGTTGTCAAGGTAGAGAGTGAATATACTATACACGAGCCAAAACAAGTCTTGGGAGTATTTTGTACCTACGCGTACACAGCAGGCATTCCCGGAGGGTAATTTCGCGTCTCTACATTCCGGATCGGTGTAGCCATATTTGCAACGCTGGTTTCATTGTACAACCTCATATGCGGCTTTAACTCCTCCTAACTGTCAAAAACCAACACCTGCCAGGAGCCATTACGGGGGTGAGCCAGCGCTCTTGGTAGGGTTTCCAACGGACAGTTCCTACAACGGGGGGAAGCCTCCGAAGTCGCCCCAACGGGGGAAACCCCCGCACGGCGCTTCTGTTGGCAACGGACTGTCCTCCTCCACAGGCGACTGGCGTAGACACGAAGTGGCTTCTGAAAGTAAGGGTTTCCCGACTTGTAGACGCGCCTTCTTCCGCTTCGGTGCAGGGTACAAAGTGGCGTGAGGTTAGAGGAGTTAAATATGCCTTACTCAAAAAGTGAATTGGTATAACATACTAAACTTCTTCCAACATTTACAATCTAGGTTAATTACAACCATAGATAAACACAGATTTTCTCGGTGTTTATGTGTGTCCATCTGTGTTCAATTTATTTGTACATAGAATGAGTGCAAGAGGTTTAAGACACAAAATTAGCTGTGTGAGTCCTAGTCCACTACCTTTAACTAAACTTAATTTGTAATTATAATTACAAATTACCTTAACTTTAGGTCTTTCATTCGACAGAGGAAGCTGTTAATCACAACTATTACTGTGCTCATTAACGGCTCTAAAAATGGAGGACTTAGATGTTTAACTTCCTGAAGCAAGTTGCCGACTACACTAAAGAAACTGTTCAAGCAGCTAGATATATTGGGCAAGGACTGTCAGTTACTTTCGATCATATGCAACGTCGTCCGATTACAGTGCAGTATCCTTACGAAAAACTGATTCCCTCTGAACGATTTCGAGGCCGAATTCACTTTGAATTTGATAAATGTATTTCATGTGAGGTTTGCGTTCGCGTCTGCCCTATTAACCTGCCAGTAGTAGATTGGGAATTTGACAAAGCAGCTAAAAAGAAAACACTCAAGCATTACAGTATTGACTTTGGTGTTTGTATTTTCTGTGGTAACTGCGTCGAATATTGCCCTACTAATTGTCTGTCAATGACAGAAGAATACGAACTTAGCACCTATGATCGCCATGAATTGAACCACGATAGTGTGGCGATGGGAAGGCTCCCTTATAAAGTAAATTTAGATCCAATGGTGACTCCGTTGCCAGAATTGGTGTATTTACCCAAGGGTGTAATGGAACCTCACGGGCTACCGTCTAACGCTCGTCGTGCAGGTTTAGTGCCATCCGAAATTGTGGAGCAAACTGGAGAAAAGGATAAAAATAACCGCAGTGAGGCTTAAACCTTATTCTTGTTGCTATTGCTATGGTGGAGGAAAAGTTTGAGCGATCGCTCAATTTTTGAGATTGAAAAGCAATTAACTCCACCAAGCTACACCTGTACCAGTGGTAAGTCAAATAGCTTTGAGAATAAAATGATGTCGTATTTTGAAGAACATTAATTCAATGAGTTAGTTACGCTCGTATCATCGAAGAATTGCAAATTACTAAATTAAATTCATATCAATAATCTACTTCATTTTAGATCCAGCCAAAGGTCATATCGGGTACGTTAAATTACGTAAATTCACCTGTAAATTTAAGATTAATTTTAGAAACAAGCCTTTATCTTTATTTGCTATATCTGCTGTACTCTGATGAAATTTTATATGACGTTACTATGTAAATCATCCTATAAACTTAAGCTAAACTTTAGAAATTAGCTCTAATACCAAATTGGCACACGGGAGTCTTGTTTCAAAATTCTGGACTAGCCTAGGAATAAAATGTTTTTAATCCAAAATCCGTCTTGAAAAGCTTTGAGCAGAGGTTTCCTCCCTCCGGATACTCTAACGAGAACCCGCTTCGCGTGTACGCAGTCGCCACAAGTCGGGGAACCCTTTCACCAGTCGCCTGTGGAGGGTTTCCCTCCGCAGGTGCTGGTTCACCACCGCAGTGGCTCCAAAATCCACGCATTGGTATAAGAGTTTAAAGTGCAAATTAATAAAATATGCAATTGTATATCTCCTAAATTCAATTGATTGATGGAGGTTCAACATTTGCTGATTTCACCATCACGAAAGTGGTTATGAATTTCCAACAACTATTTGCTAAACCACCAGAAGCCGAAGCTAGCGCCCCTGGAAGAGTAAACTTATTAGGCGAACAT
It contains:
- a CDS encoding SNF2-related protein codes for the protein MAILHGSWLLQDRGSSLFVWGETWRSLETKIDLGTLTKVPSHPYAMTADELNEWLHLRQLKLSNSSQKSLEAPNLEPSQTRQTSKTGTKLKHKAASAANVMPTRSQILALPTYFSESEQQGAVFISPVHSAILGSEKSFSQYLQPWQVEGFCLEPQDAIAFLASLPLSIANQEDDFVGGDLRFWSHVARWSLDLIARCKFLPTLERFTDGSIAAKWQALLDSALDGTRLDKFSQLMPLACRTYHDVKEGHGDTGTRRRGEAGNFDDYPPSLVHNSPIYVNLPIEPQELLLGFLNSTIDVQIRSMVGSQTLLDTRVMASLPPVVRQWLQSLTAASATITSEPIALERLEAALKAWTMPLQYQLGGKNIFRTCFVLHPPKSNEADWTLEYFLQAPDDAEFLVDAETIWRHPVESFVFQNRTIKQPQETFLRGLGLASRLYPVLTPSLDTPYPQSCRLNPMQAYEFIKSVKWRFEDSGLGAVLPASLANREGWANRLGLKISAETPKKKQGRLGLQSLLNFQWQLAIGGQTLSKQEFDKLVALNSPLVEINGEWVELRSQDIKTAQAFFASRKEQMALSLEDALRLSTGDTQTIEKLPVVSFEASGALQELVTTLTNNKALEPLPTPASFQGQLRPYQQRGMAWLTFLERWGLGACLADDMGLGKCVSKDTQIYVNGGLSTAEEIWRNYAAGETEFDGEGFWAKPTQELIVNSIDEKTGKIVQASIKRLYRQQVREKIRKLTLQDGSSVTITRRHKLLTNKGWTNELQVGDYVCVPAKMLWQGKLEDPDLVKFIAWQIAEGHEIPSLGCVTISQKDTKQLEDLLYTLQRFSQHHDIKINSPSIQTFPGKVSTLRVHSQAYRRFLEAKGYVWGKLSAEKSIPSFIMQADLQSVRIFLQNYFDAESAVVPSMRSIEIGTASPLLIQQLSVLLRRFGIWLRISPKQKCATNGTRTLRTYYIGVIGGNSARRFLQEIGFGNLEKQQKLEKICQSVSNTNVEGIPAADIVAQTVAATSLPLRHLGMHNTFYINGSQQFSRNSLEQVLVGINGILSGETQQKYQLLKPSKWTTQTLEAYARLDVQQLNLTKQSLQHLIDQEVFYCKIESIEDVEYEGWVYDFEVSEHHNFVANNIICHNTIQFIAFLLHLKEQNALENPTLLVCPTSVLGNWEREVKKFGPSLKVLQYHGDKRPKGKTFEQAAKKHDLVITSYSLVPRDLKSLQSISWQIIVLDEAQNIKNADAKQSQAVRQLESTFRIALTGTPVENRLQELWSILDFLNPGYLGNKQFFQRRFAMPIEKYGDIASLSQLRSLVQPFILRRLKTDREIIQDLPEKQEMTVFCGLSPEQAKLYQQVVDESLAEIEDAEGIQRRGKILALLVKLKQICNHPAQYLKKDSLAESRLSGKLLRLQEMLEEVLSEGDRALIFTQFAEWGKLLKPYLEQSLGRETLFLYGSTSKKQREEMIDRFQHDPQGPPIMVLSLKAGGVGLNLTRANHVFHFDRWWNPAVENQATDRVFRIGQTRNVQVHKFVCTGTLEEKIHDMIESKKQLAEQVVDAGEEWLTELDTDQLRNLLLLDRSAVIADEDED
- the ndhI gene encoding NAD(P)H-quinone oxidoreductase subunit I, which codes for MFNFLKQVADYTKETVQAARYIGQGLSVTFDHMQRRPITVQYPYEKLIPSERFRGRIHFEFDKCISCEVCVRVCPINLPVVDWEFDKAAKKKTLKHYSIDFGVCIFCGNCVEYCPTNCLSMTEEYELSTYDRHELNHDSVAMGRLPYKVNLDPMVTPLPELVYLPKGVMEPHGLPSNARRAGLVPSEIVEQTGEKDKNNRSEA